Within the Candidatus Nitrospira nitrificans genome, the region GAATTGTCTGATTTCCAACTCGATGAAAGCCCACGTGACCTTGGATCCGGTCATTCGCCGGCTCCGCGGAACAACTTGCCCTTGAGGCTTTTGTCTGTGCGTAAAAGCGTAAAATCGTGAGGTCCGGTTAACAGAGAGGTTCCTACTGCTTGAGGCAACACTGTTGAACCGAGTCTAGCCTCTGAGCAGCCACCGCGGCTTCCCATCCCTTTTCACAAGGGAGAAGGCGAACCCGCAACGTATCGGGGAACTGAGCGCCCAATCGGGTACGAACTTCTCTATCGTCTCCGTCCGTCTCAAGGCGGATCTCGCAGTCGGACAGCCCCCGGAGGCCGATGCCTTGGGCCTTGAGCAGCGCCTCTTTCGCAACCCAGTAGCGGAAGAATCTCGAGGCGCGCTGCTCCTCTCCAGCCTGCATGATCGCCGTATGTTCGTCGCGAGTGAAATAGCGCTCGGATAGTTTCGCGACTTCGACGTCCGATCGGATGAATTCAAGGTCGACACCGATCTCCTGTGTTTGTGAAACCGCAATCAGCGCGCGGTTATGGGCATGGGACAAATTGAACGTGATCGCCGACCGATTTCGTAGTTCCTTCGTCAGGGAAGGCTTGCCCGTTGCGCTGCGATCCAAGGGGACCACATCCGGACTGACTCCAAGGTACCTGCTCAACACTGCTCTCAGGCCTCCGTGAGCCAGCACATAACGCTGCCGGGTATCCTCCCGAACAAGGCGCGCCGCTCGGCGCCGCTCGACTTCATCCAACCAGCCCCTGCATCGCTCCAGACAGCGCCGCGATCCTTCAAGCTCAATCCCCCACAGATGAACAGTGTTCGGTGCAAGGCGGATCGGATGGCGCCGATTTGTATCGGCAACACGCTCAAGTGAGTGGAACGAGATCAGCGCAGGGCCGTCCTGAA harbors:
- a CDS encoding 4'-phosphopantetheinyl transferase family protein, producing MMSDMCIQDGPALISFHSLERVADTNRRHPIRLAPNTVHLWGIELEGSRRCLERCRGWLDEVERRRAARLVREDTRQRYVLAHGGLRAVLSRYLGVSPDVVPLDRSATGKPSLTKELRNRSAITFNLSHAHNRALIAVSQTQEIGVDLEFIRSDVEVAKLSERYFTRDEHTAIMQAGEEQRASRFFRYWVAKEALLKAQGIGLRGLSDCEIRLETDGDDREVRTRLGAQFPDTLRVRLLPCEKGWEAAVAAQRLDSVQQCCLKQ